The window CAAGTGTCTTGTGGTGAGGGTCACCGGCCCCAGTGCTGTGCAGTGACTCTTTCTGGCCCCAATGTCTTCTGGTGACCCTCACTGGCCCCAGTGCTGTGTGGTGACCTTCACTGACCCCAGTGTCTTAAGGTGACCCACACCAGCCCTAGTGTCTTATGGTGAAGGTCACAAGCCCCAGTGTCTCGAGATGAGGCTCAGCGGCCCCAGTGTCTTGCAGTGACCCTCACTGGCCTCATTGTCTTCACAGTGTCTTGCAGTCAGGATCATGGACCCAATTATCTTCTATTAACTAATGTCTAGGTCTCCATTCATGCAGAGACCTCTCCATTCTCTATTTTGTTACTATGTGGTGAAggaatgaaaaagaaagaaaacaaatcaTGATTATTCACATGCATTACCTGTATAACTAAATCTAACTATATCTATATCTTAACTTAATTGCATCTAATCTTAGTAAAACTTCATTTCTAAACTTCATATGGACACATGAACAGGACAACAACCAGATCAGTCTCTTTCTCATTCTGACAATTTTTTACCTGCCAAAGCATGGGCAAAGCTTTCTTCCAAAACTTCTTAATCTTTTTCTCAATCGCCCAAGTCGTCCAATTTTAGGTGACTCTGATCTGGAAAATACATATACAGAACAAGCATTAGGATGGACTGACCAGCACGCTATACaataaatgatttataataAACCCATAATAACTAGCATCCTACTGTATGTGTGCATACACTTGATCAACAACTGTTTGCCAGCAACACAgatctgcatgtgtgtgtgagtttgtgttcaGCATATGTACCTGATTTCTGTGAGTGGCAGCTGTTGGACACACTCTTCATCAGTGCAGTGACAGTCCCCTGCCTccttaaacacacaaacacatttctaagCATTTTCAATCCCTCTCATACATATACAAAACTAAAGAATTACATATTATCATTTTCACTCTTACACACTAGCAGTGACTAATAGTAACAGCTTAACAATGTTCTGATCAAATTCATAAACCCAGCCACACACAGATGCCACCATAATTCTAAACAAACTTATAACACAGTATAAGCTCACTGCTGTGTTGCTGGTGGACACATGAGGGTACATGTTTGGCAGCAAATGTTTCAGGTTGTTCAGCAGGTGCTCTGTCAAAGCATTACACAGCCCCTGTTCCTCAACCATGGTGGGGCTGAGAGGTACGCTGTTCACACAAATAACAAATGTGTCACATTACTATATACACCAGACACCCGTCTTCTTTTTATGATTCACAGCTCCATCAGACTGGTCTCTGTGTCTCATAAAATCCTGAAAACGTATGTGTGTAATTCTAGAAACCTCAGTCCTTGAGTTGCGTTGTAATGTGCTTTGAAGTACAGACTATATCAACTGAATACAGACATTTTAATACACTTACTGAAAGATGGTGGGTCCAAAAACTATTGACAAGTTCTTGGATGTCATAAGATTTAGATCACTCTCGGCAGCCACACGGGACAGGAAGAACAACAGGTAGCAGAGGACGTTAAAATGTTCCTCAGGAAGACTGTTCAGGATTGTCCTCAAAGCCTGATTCATTTCTTCCTCTTTTGAATCTGCAAGATACATTGAAGAAATTGATAAATCAGTTTTGTTGTGAAGAAAGTACCCAAAATGCTCACCCCAGCTTCACTTACCCCTGAACACATTCAGCAGTTGTGTCCTGTGTGGCTCTGGAATAAGTCCACCAGGTAATTCCCTGAGGAAAAGTTTCAGTAATGAGGCAAGAGTAGGAATATCCTCACTGTCAAACACCGGAACGCCTCCTTGATCAAAACTTTTCCTCAGTTCATGGCAGCGTTTCACTTTCCCGCCAACCCTGAACAGGCCACTCTCTCTGAGAcctaaacacaaacacacattttacaaATACACACAATCTCAGCATACAAGTGACAAACACTGAGAAACACTGTCAAATACACTCACACAGCACTCACCATGCTTCTCCACAAACTCCACTATGTGCACGAGCGCTAGAGGAAGACCCTGCCTCATCTGTCCACTCCTCCTCAGGCCGATCAGGGGGACACCAAACACAGCTCTCTGTGTTTCCAGCTGCACAAGGCAAAAGTTCAGGGGAAACAAACAAATCAGAAAGGTTTACTGGGAAATACTGAAGAAAATAAGTTCAAATGAAGCTGTCTAACAAGTGCGCATTTTAGTAACAAAGTGTATAGTCaggaaatattacatttattttaacgTTTCTCCATGTACATTAACACAAATTTACAGGATATCGTTTGATAATTTCAATACTTGATAATGAAAACAAGACTGAAAAAAGCACGAGcacatgagcgccgcgtttttaagacgccatgtcaagttaaaaaaaatacaacttttacacgcagcgccagtggaccaatcagaagaactcggaGGCGGGGGAAGCGTTGCGAGCTTTTGTTTACAGTTGGCATGGCAActgatttattttcattttatttttattttattcaactttcagaaaaacatacaatgacatttaacaaacaattaagcaaataaaaaattggGGATACACATAACAGATCTTACAAGTTACGGAGCATTAAATTCTATGGCAACCGATTTATTTGACGGTACGTTAACATGGCGGAGGAGGCCATAGCCATTATTCTCTTATTTTCAATGTCAAAAATTACACAGAACGtgtctttgcgtctaaaaacaCTCCCTGTAATCACGCAAAGACGCCCTTACTCTGCTGTGTTGTGTATATTGCATACTTACACACACTGATAAAACTCCCAACACTCCCATTTCAATGAAAGGATCGGCGTTTTTTTCAGTCGCCGAGCTGTTAACCAATCCGAGGAGAGTCCGAAGCCGAGAGTCGAAACGAGAAAAGGGTCAAAAACGGGAATCCAAAGAAGTCAAAAATCGAGCGTCAAAAACAGAAGGGAGTCAAAAACCGAGAATCAAAATGTGTCGCGAATCCAAAGCCGATAGTCAAAGTCCGAAAGAGAGTCAAAAACCGAAAATCAATAATCAGAGAAATTCAATAACTGTAGAAACTCGCCAACCGCACCAAAAACACCAACCGCATCAATCGCCAAATCACCCAACAGAGAATTCTAGTTCAGTTTGTTCATATATACCTGCTGCATCATCGCGTCATAATAGCGCTTCACTGAGAACAGAATCCGCTGAAGtctggctgtgtgagattcccATCAACAAACCATTATGTGCAGACATTAACAATTAAGAGTCAGAAATATAAACAAGTAACCTTAAAGcatattttacaacatttaaacGCAAACAAATAGGGTTTTTTTCAATAGTGAAATAGCTACAAATACTACCCATCATTTCCTTATAtttaactgaaaaataaaattgcaaaaatgtcaaacaaCTTCAGAAAAGGCTTTTATTATAAGACAAAttcattcacaaacaaatgctaAAATACTATGTAGCCTACATACATTAACTTAAAACACATATTACAAGACTGAACAGTAAACCACCAAAAACAGAGAAatatgaacactttacagtaaggatccatttgttaacattagtaactagttaacaaaaacaattaaaaaatgacttctaaagcatttattaatcttaaagTTGTctgttaatgttattatttaatgtaccTGCTAagatgaactaacaataaacagttgcacttaataaatactgtaacaaagctattgctcattgttagttattGATCACCTGACATGAACTAATGGGactaaatgttaaacaaaaacTCCCACTGATACAGATGTACCAGAGCCCTGTACCACAAGTTAAAGAAACTCATTACAGGACTGGTTTGATCACTgataataattatgaaaaacATCAAGAATTTAAATACACAGCTCAAGAGATCATGATGAACGATATGatcattataaaaacaaaactggagtAAGATACAGGGTGACTGTCGTCATTATTCTCAGCTGATTGGTGATCTGTGATTGAAAACATAACTTACCCTGCCTGGGGTAGTTTAGTCATACAGTGTTTGTTACTAATCCAGTGAACACAAACTTGTGGTACTGAACCTTACCTGGCTAAACTTGCTCTGTGGTACAGGTCTCATCATCCAATGACAACCTTCCTCATGAATGATATAgtgaaaacaaaacatgacTGAAGCACAAAGCAAACAGACTCTAAACAAGAAGGGAGTTATTTATATAAAGATAGGGAAAATTTACAATCGGTATAATTTGCGAAGAAACGGTTACAGGTGAGTTTGAGGAACCTCTGccattcatttaattttgtaCATGGTTAATGCTGCATGTTTATGATGTGAACTTGAGCTTGAAGAGGACAGTCTGAGGTGTGGTGACATCAGCGACAACTAACTTCTGTCCATCAGCCAATCCCAGCTCTTCATCAAACACACATACAAGCAAACCATTAACAAGAATGTTGCATAAAACAGATAATGTTGGCAACCTTCTGACCGTTCGGTAGTTTAATTTCAGTTCTGCTTTTATATGTTTCTCATGGGTGGAAAAGATCTCACCTTTCAATGTTTTGCAAAGATTGGGTCTtgttctttcttcagttgaggTAATGGTCTGAAGGACACAAATAAAACCTTAATATCTAAGCAGTACGGAAATATAACGAATATGGCATAATTTTAGCATACTTATACTGTCTTGcctgttttatttttctcttcaaGTGTTGCAGTGATAGCTGGGGACTTCATTTgtctaataaaaaataaataagaactgATAAACCATCTTTCCATTGCATATTTAATGCAATCACCAAAGCTTATTGTGACAGTCTTGAGGCCACAGCATACAGATTTACGAATACAAACTTCAAAtgtcaaaacaatgacaaagaTGGAGTCAAAATTTGTAGATGATTCACCTTGTAGCAATTTTAAAAACTTCTGTGGTGCAAGCAGCTGAAAATGGGGGGTGGGATTCCTGACATGTCAGGTAAAATCCATACCAGCAATGACTGCATTTGTGGATGCAACAGCAGGGATGATGAGTTTAACCACACCTGAAAGAAAAGCATTAACATCTTAATAATAGTCTATAAGAAAGTGCACATGAGGTTTCTCTGATACATCAGTCCAGCTTGTGTGGCTTTACCTTGAGTGAGTCTGTAGGGGAAACCAGTGATATTAATCTCATCTGCTCTCTCTAAAGACTCCTACAACACATGCTTCAGGTTATCACCGTCCCGAGCAACAGCATCTGCAGACACATTAACACTCTTCCTATCACTTCAACATAGAGCCATTCAATGCATCGTCAAACATTTCAGGGTCATACAACTGTCCtgatctcataattatgaataaATCCTCATTGATAGAATAACATTCTTGAAAAGAAACCTCCCTATTTCTTAggaaaatatacagtatatatatatcagaggcGTTTCCTctgaggaggcaagggaggcagtgcctcctaaaaaaaataggatgagaaaataatccatattacaaaaataaaacaacaaaaatattacaaaatgtgacattaaaaagtgtataaatCACTCGTTTTTCTAAAGTAACACTGTCCAACAGCGGCACACGCAGGTAAAATTACAGCGGGACGTCTCTTGTGCCTTCCCTCTTCCCATTGTCTTTTAACAAACCCCCTAAAGCGTGGAGTGGGTTTAGTGGAGGGGGGGACTGAGAATGAATGGGAgtaattgagaatgaagtcacgtgagaggaggcaatacCTCCATTGCACTATGATTGGTTATAATTGCCAATGATTGGCTCTTGTTTTCATGCGTGTTCCACGTTCGCGAATCAGACAACAAAATGAAgccgttaaagggatagtttacccaaaaatgaaaatttgatgtttatctgctcacccccagggcatccaagatgtaggtgattttatttcttcagtagaacacaaatgatgatttttaactgtaaCCGTTCCTGTCTGTCAgttgtataatgcatgtcaatgggaactccatctataagagaaACAATGGCAAGTGTCAAGTTTCAAGTAAAAATTCTTCCCAataacatattattttaattcataaaaaaacTACATATTGTGTAATGCGCAACTAGCAGCCGTGAATTATCCGCCGTTAATACCACGGACCATGATTACTTTCTAACACTGACAAATTAAAGCTGTTATTGATAACCTGGTCTCATGACGAAAACGAGTCGCGAAATACGTACCAGTGagtacatatcactgcagtttcgatgcgaaatgtccactgagcggcgctaaaagcgtgttcctttttttttttttgccggagCAGATAATAGGATGAATGTGGTACGTTTTTATGACGTTGCTTTTTAGACGAATTGCCGCGGTTCTTGATTTGACATTTGCGCTccgtttcattttaaaataatgtccCACAGATGCTacgcctaaacctacccgatggcgttaacaaaagcaaacatgaCGTAAGAAGCGTCCACGATCGTATACCGTTTTTCAGCTCGTTtagatctctttttttttttttttttgccccagTCAGTTGCCTTTCACAGGATTCGTACCCAGGCAGGGGGGGAATCGACTACTCGTCGTAAGTCCAACTCTGTATCGGCTGAGCTACAGAGCAAGCTTGGTTGCGGCCAAAAAAGCGAAACACATAGAGCCGGAAAATCCAAAGTACGTTCGTTTACAAATCGGGCACTCTGGTAAGaagcgttttgaagtcgtgACATGATATTGCGCGAGGAGACGTCAAAACGAGTCTTTATGAATCCATAATCCGACCCCGACCGTCATCGAAACCGTGTGTGaaaaccaagcggcaacctccccctttctctcgtgaagccaatacagaagtaacttaaactgcgattcatcgactggccgctagggacaggctccaaaagagagcataacctcatagagtcccatgttaaattggccaagtttatagcagaaaaaaacatgtttacaagttggttcaaattgtggttttggtctatactgctatttttgcccttcatgacaactctgaggggggtgaattttttttaaaacttatccgtttaaattatattaagccttaaagttctgcataattaagggcgtggtcacttgagtgacaggtagattgcgctgctgtctgtgagccgtcatgttacctcagctgccgctgaatttggcatctcagccgtatttgtgctcgattattttatacaattataaaatatggcttgctgcataatattcgagactgatgtgtgtctgtgtagatgtgcatgcatggggaagagacacagaacacacgttgttggatcgtggcattggctgaaagttttgattgtgagatttactacagtgacaatggcgggaggatatcaaaatccgacagcactgcttggatattataactaaaactgctgcactattttgaaaaaaaatatactttggacacaggctcatttgtttgttagatacgatcgtatacagttttacaacataaacgctgctcagattgcatcctttcttgaagaacgatgacagagagcagatcattcagaagaaatgtgacatgtttttttgttttgcaatggacactcatattttacccaagtgccacggattggattcatctcgcgatctctatttcattataaaggtatgaagtcccatttgattttccatgttgttatttgcacaaccaacactactggtgttggaggatctatatcttaaaaaacaccgtagattgacagtaaacctttagaacgttctgatgataaaacttgtcttcattcatattttagatcgtatctaagatagatagatagctcctttgctgctaacatggtcacgtcgagctaggcgggcgtggtttcagcaaccagtcatatcagctcaaaccacctccccgcctctttgcccattttcagttatccgggagtgacgtgcggtgacgcgcagctaagatggccgcggcctcattttcgcttcaaaactgctgttcagaactctatgggtgacgtcacggacgctacgtccatatttttttacagtctatggtgaaAACGAGCCAAAGCACTCATTGACGTTTTACCGGCCTCTAGCGTTCGTTTCTGTCGGGTACGTCACGGGTACGTCTCTCCCTGGTGCAATATTTGACTGGAAGGGTAAAaatgacagctatttttgtcaGCTACGACTTGTTAGATCTAGAATTCACTTTAAATCAGAAACGGAGATAAAGTAGTGTAGTATGattacatttattgtttaaagggcccgtttttcgtggttttttgaagctttgattgtgtttatagtgtgcaatataacatgtgttcatgtttcgcgtgtaaaaaaacagtatttttcacataatttacttatctgtataccgctgtttccactgtcataaaaacgggctgatgacttccttgttctatgaagtccctccttcagaaatacgtaacgagttctgattgtgccagcggttcctgtgttgtgattcgacagcagcttagcgaaccttgcccgaaaaggtcacgcctcttaccataacgtggagatgcacgcgctcagtgttattgtaaacatgtctttaattttaccctatcaatttgagtcggaatcagacccggtgattggactgcgggatgaaaataacagcgtttcgacgacatggcgacaaacacactctacaaacgcaactcttgtgtattcctgtgggcggaggttagtcaaaaaacgttttagtgacgtcattaaagaaggaagtagagggatgtagtccaaactggccgttcgatgtaggcgacttctgttaaataaaatatctcgcttggcattgaactttgagctttaaaatgttacagattttatttatactctaacaacaacattacacactaactaaagtttgaaacatgggatcacgaagaacgggacctttaaatttttttttttattagacagagagagagcaagagagagagagatgtgtgtgtgtgagttacCTGCATCTGTGCAGTGTGCTGTGAGTTTGATTACTTCAAAAACAGTGACATTACAACCTTGTTGCTAAGTAATGTAGCAATTCAGAAGTGAAggtaatttattaataaaagtcaCGAGGCAGTGTTGACAACACGTTTCTGTGCTCCTGAATATTTCGGTGTGCGCACATTACGTCTATAAATTGAAGCATCaaaatctttaatttttttaaattgtctgaaatcaaatatcaaataaatcaaataaatattttgtttcatttgcaGAGAAATTAAAGCACTTTGTGTTATA of the Megalobrama amblycephala isolate DHTTF-2021 linkage group LG24, ASM1881202v1, whole genome shotgun sequence genome contains:
- the LOC125259863 gene encoding protein FAM13A-like, with amino-acid sequence MGVLGVLSVCLETQRAVFGVPLIGLRRSGQMRQGLPLALVHIVEFVEKHGLRESGLFRVGGKVKRCHELRKSFDQGGVPVFDSEDIPTLASLLKLFLRELPGGLIPEPHRTQLLNVFRDSKEEEMNQALRTILNSLPEEHFNVLCYLLFFLSRVAAESDLNLMTSKNLSIVFGPTIFHVPLSPTMVEEQGLCNALTEHLLNNLKHLLPNMYPHVSTSNTAEAGDCHCTDEECVQQLPLTEIRSESPKIGRLGRLRKRLRSFGRKLCPCFGSNKIENGEVSA